A genome region from Mycobacterium florentinum includes the following:
- a CDS encoding alpha/beta hydrolase has protein sequence MEIRTGYASSGPASSDLKLYFEDMGDIDDPPVLLIMGLGAQLLLWRTEFCERLVGQGLRVIRYDNRDVGLSSKTERRSAGQPLVTRLLRSWAGLESRAAYKLEDMADDAAAVLDHLNIEAAHVVGASMGGMIAQVFAAQFAYRTRTLGIIFSSNNSAFLPPPAPRALLALVKGPPPDSPRDVILDNAVRVSRIIGSPGYRIPDEQVRAEAAEGYDRNYYPQGVAGQFSAILGSGSLRHHDRRIKAPTVVIHGRSDKLMRPFGGRAIARAISGARLVLFEGMGHDLPQQLWDPVIGVLTGNFAEAS, from the coding sequence GTGGAGATCCGCACCGGCTATGCGAGTTCCGGGCCCGCGTCGAGCGACCTGAAGCTCTACTTCGAGGACATGGGCGATATCGACGACCCGCCCGTGCTGCTGATCATGGGGCTCGGCGCCCAGCTGCTGCTGTGGCGCACCGAGTTCTGCGAGCGGCTGGTCGGCCAGGGCCTGCGCGTGATCCGTTACGACAACCGGGATGTCGGCCTGTCCAGCAAGACCGAGCGGCGCAGCGCCGGCCAGCCACTGGTCACCCGACTGCTCCGCTCCTGGGCGGGCCTGGAGAGCCGGGCCGCATACAAACTCGAAGACATGGCCGACGACGCCGCGGCCGTGCTGGACCACCTGAACATCGAGGCGGCCCACGTCGTCGGGGCATCGATGGGCGGAATGATCGCCCAAGTCTTCGCCGCGCAATTCGCCTATCGGACAAGAACTCTCGGGATCATCTTCTCGAGCAACAACTCGGCGTTCCTACCACCGCCGGCCCCCCGGGCATTGCTGGCACTCGTCAAAGGTCCGCCGCCGGACTCGCCCCGCGACGTGATCCTCGACAACGCGGTCCGGGTGAGCCGGATCATCGGCAGCCCGGGTTATCGCATTCCCGACGAACAGGTTCGCGCCGAGGCCGCCGAGGGATACGACCGAAATTACTACCCGCAAGGCGTCGCCGGGCAATTCAGCGCGATCCTCGGCAGTGGGAGCCTGCGGCACCACGACCGGCGCATCAAGGCGCCGACCGTTGTCATCCACGGTCGGTCCGACAAACTCATGCGACCTTTCGGCGGACGTGCGATCGCGCGGGCAATAAGCGGCGCCCGATTGGTGTTGTTCGAGGGAATGGGACATGATCTGCCACAGCAGCTGTGGGATCCGGTGATCGGTGTTTTGACTGGCAATTTCGCCGAGGCCAGCTGA
- the nusG gene encoding transcription termination/antitermination protein NusG, which yields MTTFDGDTSAGEAVDVDEVVEAAETTEATEAPEAPAPAESAEEAEEADPAAALKADLRSRPGDWYVIHSYAGYENKVKANLETRVQNLDVGDYIFQVEVPTEEVTEIKNGQRKQVNRKVLPGYILVRMDLTDDSWAAVRNTPGVTGFVGATSRPSALALDDVVKFLLPPAATKKAAKGAVTTAAAAETGGLERPVIDVEYEVGESVTVMDGPFATLPATINEINAEQQKLKVLVSIFGRETPVELTFTQVSKI from the coding sequence GTGACTACCTTCGACGGTGACACGTCCGCCGGTGAAGCGGTCGACGTGGACGAGGTCGTCGAGGCGGCTGAGACCACGGAGGCCACAGAGGCTCCGGAAGCCCCCGCACCCGCGGAGTCGGCCGAGGAGGCCGAGGAGGCCGATCCTGCCGCCGCGCTCAAGGCGGACCTACGCAGCAGGCCCGGCGACTGGTACGTCATCCACTCTTACGCGGGATACGAGAACAAGGTGAAAGCCAACCTCGAAACCCGTGTGCAGAACCTGGACGTCGGCGACTACATCTTCCAGGTGGAAGTACCCACCGAAGAGGTCACCGAGATCAAGAACGGCCAGCGCAAGCAGGTCAACCGCAAGGTGCTGCCGGGCTACATCCTGGTGCGCATGGACCTGACCGACGACTCGTGGGCCGCGGTGCGCAACACCCCCGGCGTGACCGGTTTCGTCGGCGCGACGTCGCGTCCGTCGGCGCTCGCGCTCGATGACGTGGTGAAGTTCCTGCTGCCGCCCGCGGCGACGAAGAAGGCCGCCAAGGGCGCAGTCACCACCGCTGCCGCCGCCGAGACGGGCGGCCTGGAACGTCCGGTCATCGACGTCGAGTACGAGGTCGGCGAATCGGTGACGGTCATGGACGGACCCTTTGCCACGCTGCCGGCCACGATCAACGAGATCAACGCCGAACAGCAGAAGCTCAAGGTGTTGGTGTCGATCTTCGGCCGCGAAACACCGGTCGAACTCACCTTTACCCAAGTCTCCAAGATCTAG
- the hadC gene encoding (3R)-hydroxyacyl-ACP dehydratase subunit HadC: MALKTDIRGMVWRYPDYFVVGREQVREFARSIKNEHPAFYEEAAAAELGYDAILAPLTLVTIFAKYVQLDFFRHVDLGMESLVIVQVEQRFVFNRPIKAGDKLWGRMDVESVNERFGADIVVTKNICTDDNGDVVMEAYTTLMGQYREESNDDGSIQLKWDPESGQVVRTA, translated from the coding sequence ATGGCGCTCAAAACCGATATCCGCGGAATGGTCTGGCGGTATCCGGATTACTTCGTGGTGGGCCGTGAGCAGGTCCGCGAGTTCGCCCGGTCCATCAAGAACGAACACCCGGCCTTCTACGAGGAAGCCGCGGCAGCCGAACTCGGCTACGACGCAATCCTCGCGCCGCTGACCCTCGTCACGATCTTCGCCAAGTACGTGCAGCTGGATTTCTTCCGGCACGTCGACCTGGGTATGGAGAGCTTGGTGATTGTCCAGGTTGAACAGCGATTCGTCTTCAACAGGCCGATCAAGGCGGGCGACAAGCTGTGGGGGCGGATGGACGTCGAGTCGGTCAACGAACGCTTCGGGGCCGACATCGTCGTCACCAAAAACATCTGCACCGACGACAACGGAGACGTCGTGATGGAGGCCTACACCACCTTGATGGGTCAATACCGGGAAGAATCGAACGACGACGGTTCCATCCAGCTCAAATGGGACCCGGAATCCGGACAGGTCGTCAGAACCGCGTAA
- a CDS encoding cyclopropane mycolic acid synthase family methyltransferase, with the protein MVANMKPYYEESQATYDISDDFFALFLDPNMVYTCAYFKNDEMTLEEAQLAKLDLGLDKLNLEPGMTLLDVGCGWGGALVRAVEKYDVNVIGITLSRNHYERSKSRLAATPTERHVEARLQGWEEFDGHADRIISFEAFDAFKKERWPAFWDWAYKVLPNDSRLLMHSIFTYPQNHWTEHGIPITMNDLRFLHFLGKEIFPGGQMCGEADIVDLSRASGFSLEQTQYLQPHYARTLDMWAANLEANRERAIAIQSEEVYDRFMRYLTGCAGLFRKGISNVGQFTLTK; encoded by the coding sequence ATGGTTGCGAATATGAAGCCGTATTACGAAGAGTCGCAGGCTACTTACGACATTTCGGACGACTTCTTCGCGTTGTTCCTGGACCCCAACATGGTCTACACCTGCGCATATTTCAAGAACGACGAGATGACGCTCGAAGAGGCGCAGCTCGCCAAGCTGGATCTGGGACTCGACAAGCTCAACCTCGAGCCGGGGATGACGCTGCTCGACGTCGGCTGCGGTTGGGGCGGAGCGCTGGTCCGCGCGGTCGAGAAGTACGACGTGAACGTCATCGGCATAACGCTGAGCCGAAACCACTACGAGCGCAGCAAATCCCGGCTTGCCGCGACCCCGACAGAGCGCCACGTCGAGGCCCGTCTGCAGGGCTGGGAAGAGTTCGACGGGCACGCCGACCGAATCATCAGCTTCGAGGCGTTCGACGCGTTCAAAAAAGAACGGTGGCCGGCGTTCTGGGACTGGGCCTACAAGGTTCTGCCCAATGACAGCCGGCTGTTGATGCACAGCATATTCACCTATCCCCAGAACCACTGGACAGAGCACGGCATCCCGATCACGATGAATGATCTGCGGTTCTTGCACTTCCTCGGCAAGGAGATCTTCCCCGGCGGCCAGATGTGCGGCGAAGCCGACATCGTCGACCTATCGCGAGCCAGTGGTTTCTCGCTCGAGCAGACCCAGTATCTGCAGCCGCATTACGCGCGGACCCTGGACATGTGGGCGGCCAATCTGGAGGCCAATCGCGAACGCGCCATCGCCATCCAGTCCGAAGAGGTCTACGACCGCTTCATGCGCTATCTGACCGGCTGCGCCGGTCTCTTCCGCAAGGGCATCTCGAACGTCGGACAGTTCACCCTCACCAAGTAG
- a CDS encoding cyclopropane mycolic acid synthase family methyltransferase has protein sequence MVEKASRSANMRPHFEDIQAHYDLSDDFFGLFQDPSRTYSSAYFERDDMTLEEAQIAKVDLNLDKLDLKPGMTLLDIGCGWGATMKRAVEKYDVNVIGLTLSKNQYSYSSKLFDSIDTNRSCQVLLRGWEEFSDPVDRIVSIEAIEHFGFERYNDFYKNAYNILPHDGRMTIQSSTSYHLLEVAKRSKNPGEGLRFIKFMMIEIFPGGRIPSAEKMVDHGETAGFIVPECLSLRPHYIKTLGIWADTLEANRDKAILVTSEEIYNRYMKYLRGCHQYFTEDCLDVNLVSYLKPGAVK, from the coding sequence ATGGTTGAAAAGGCATCCCGTTCCGCGAACATGCGGCCGCATTTCGAGGACATTCAGGCACACTACGATCTCTCGGACGACTTCTTCGGGCTGTTCCAGGATCCGTCTCGCACCTATAGTTCCGCGTATTTCGAACGGGACGACATGACCCTCGAAGAGGCCCAGATCGCCAAGGTCGACCTGAATCTCGACAAGCTGGATCTGAAGCCAGGCATGACGCTGCTTGACATTGGCTGCGGCTGGGGCGCCACCATGAAGCGCGCCGTCGAGAAGTACGACGTCAATGTCATCGGCCTGACACTCAGCAAGAACCAGTACAGCTACTCCTCGAAGCTGTTTGACTCGATCGACACCAACCGCTCCTGCCAGGTGTTGCTGCGCGGCTGGGAAGAGTTCAGCGACCCCGTCGACCGCATTGTGTCCATCGAGGCGATCGAGCACTTCGGTTTCGAGCGCTACAACGACTTCTACAAGAACGCGTACAACATCCTGCCCCACGACGGGCGGATGACGATTCAGAGCAGTACTAGCTACCACCTGCTGGAGGTGGCCAAGCGCAGTAAGAACCCGGGCGAGGGGCTCCGGTTCATCAAGTTCATGATGATCGAGATTTTCCCGGGCGGTCGTATTCCGTCGGCGGAGAAGATGGTGGACCATGGCGAGACGGCGGGCTTCATCGTTCCCGAGTGCCTGTCGCTGCGGCCGCACTACATCAAGACGCTCGGCATCTGGGCCGACACGTTGGAGGCCAACAGGGACAAGGCCATTCTCGTCACGTCCGAAGAGATCTACAACCGCTATATGAAGTATCTGCGCGGTTGCCACCAGTACTTCACGGAGGACTGTCTCGACGTCAACTTGGTGTCCTACCTGAAGCCCGGAGCCGTGAAGTAA
- the rplA gene encoding 50S ribosomal protein L1, with protein sequence MSKNSKAYRAAAEKVDRDNLYSPLEAAKLAKETASTKQDSTVEVAIRLGVDPRKADQMVRGTVNLPHGTGKTARVAVFAVGDKAEEATAAGADVVGSDDLIEKIQGGFLDFDAAIATPDQMAKVGRIARILGPRGLMPNPKTGTVTPDIAKAVNDIKGGKINFRIDKQANLHFVIGKASFDEKNLAENYGAAIDEVLRLKPSSSKGRYLKKITVSTTTGPGIPVDPSITRNFTEA encoded by the coding sequence GTGAGCAAGAACAGCAAGGCATACCGCGCCGCCGCCGAGAAGGTGGATCGCGACAACCTGTACTCCCCGCTGGAGGCGGCCAAGCTCGCCAAGGAGACGGCCTCGACCAAGCAGGACTCCACCGTCGAGGTGGCGATCCGGCTCGGCGTCGACCCGCGCAAGGCCGACCAGATGGTGCGCGGCACGGTCAACCTGCCGCACGGCACCGGTAAGACCGCCCGGGTCGCGGTGTTCGCCGTCGGCGACAAGGCCGAAGAGGCCACCGCCGCGGGTGCCGACGTGGTGGGCAGCGACGACCTGATCGAAAAGATCCAGGGCGGCTTCCTGGACTTCGACGCCGCGATCGCGACGCCGGACCAGATGGCCAAGGTCGGCCGTATCGCGCGCATCCTCGGCCCGCGTGGCCTGATGCCGAACCCCAAGACCGGTACCGTGACGCCCGACATCGCCAAGGCCGTCAACGACATCAAGGGCGGAAAGATCAACTTCCGCATCGACAAGCAGGCCAACCTGCACTTCGTGATCGGTAAGGCCTCGTTCGACGAGAAGAACCTCGCGGAGAACTACGGAGCCGCGATCGACGAGGTGCTGCGGCTCAAGCCGTCGTCGTCCAAGGGGCGGTACCTCAAGAAGATCACCGTGTCGACGACCACCGGCCCGGGCATCCCGGTCGACCCGTCGATCACCCGCAACTTCACCGAGGCCTAG
- the rplK gene encoding 50S ribosomal protein L11, with translation MAPKKKVVGLIKLQIVAGQANPAPPVGPALGQHGVNIMEFCKAYNAATENQRGNVIPVEITVYEDRSFTFALKTPPAAKLLLKAAGVGKGSAEPHKTKVAKVTWDQVREIAETKKTDLNANDIDAAAKIIAGTARSMGITVE, from the coding sequence ATGGCCCCGAAGAAGAAAGTCGTTGGGCTGATCAAGCTCCAGATCGTGGCGGGACAGGCAAACCCTGCGCCGCCGGTGGGACCCGCGCTGGGCCAGCACGGTGTGAACATCATGGAGTTCTGCAAGGCATACAACGCCGCGACGGAAAACCAGCGCGGCAATGTCATCCCCGTGGAGATCACGGTCTACGAAGACCGCAGCTTCACGTTCGCGCTCAAGACGCCGCCTGCCGCCAAGCTGCTGCTCAAGGCCGCCGGTGTGGGCAAGGGTTCGGCCGAGCCGCACAAGACCAAGGTCGCCAAGGTCACCTGGGATCAGGTCCGCGAGATCGCCGAGACCAAGAAGACCGATCTCAACGCCAACGACATCGACGCCGCCGCCAAGATCATCGCCGGTACCGCCCGGTCGATGGGCATCACCGTCGAATAA
- a CDS encoding YciI family protein: MQYFALLISKEQDRPTDDPAATMAAWQNFHAKAGPAIKSGDALAPAAAAAVITGGPDAPVVTDGPFAESAEVACGYYVFEAENLDEALALARDIPLATYGAVEVWPAVHTLEPSRPLTGNDWLALLLEPAATAHTPGTPEWDAVAAKHADLHAAAGDHVLGGAALHDRSTATTVRMRNGEVLITDGPYVEGAEIATGIYLLGASDRDEAVKIASMIPASTVQLRQLAGLSAL; the protein is encoded by the coding sequence GTGCAATATTTCGCGCTGTTGATCAGCAAAGAACAAGACCGCCCAACCGATGATCCGGCCGCCACGATGGCAGCCTGGCAGAACTTTCACGCCAAAGCCGGCCCGGCGATCAAATCCGGAGACGCACTGGCCCCGGCTGCCGCTGCGGCGGTCATCACCGGCGGCCCGGACGCGCCGGTGGTCACCGACGGCCCCTTCGCCGAATCCGCCGAGGTGGCCTGCGGCTACTACGTGTTCGAAGCGGAAAACCTGGACGAGGCGCTGGCCCTGGCCCGCGATATCCCGCTCGCCACGTACGGGGCCGTGGAAGTGTGGCCCGCGGTCCACACCCTTGAGCCGTCCCGCCCGCTCACCGGCAACGACTGGCTCGCGCTGCTGCTGGAACCGGCCGCGACCGCACACACGCCCGGCACACCGGAGTGGGACGCCGTGGCGGCCAAGCACGCGGATCTGCACGCGGCCGCGGGCGATCACGTGCTCGGCGGCGCCGCTTTGCACGATCGGTCCACCGCGACCACCGTGCGGATGCGCAACGGTGAAGTCCTGATCACCGATGGGCCGTATGTGGAAGGCGCCGAAATCGCTACGGGCATCTACCTGCTTGGCGCCTCAGATCGCGACGAGGCCGTCAAGATCGCGTCGATGATCCCCGCGTCGACGGTGCAGCTGCGGCAACTGGCTGGACTCTCGGCACTTTAG
- a CDS encoding RNA polymerase sigma factor: MTNLDGVFRREWGPAVAALARWSGDLTVAEDAVQEACAEALRGWPRDGMPDSPGAWLVTVARNRARDRLRRESARPGKELAAFVDDIRARTDHTDPHPVRDDELRMMFTCAHPALDRQSQLALTLRLVSGLTVAEIARALLQTDTAVGQRITRAKNKIRHANIPLRVPPAQLLGERTPHVLGCIYSVFTEGYWSTAGPSAIRDELCDEGVRLAGELCALMPDERETHALAALTLLHDSRRATRIDDAGMLVPLEDQDRRKWDRGRIARGLDRLRLAEGSTGPYLPQAVIAAVHATAPSWEQTDWITICTAYDRLLELTGSPVAGANRALAVGFRDGPDAGLVALDDVARDPRLTRSNLVATVRADLLRRAGRPTEALTWYRTALQSNGSEPGRDFLRRRIAECGG; the protein is encoded by the coding sequence ATGACCAACCTGGACGGCGTCTTCCGCCGGGAATGGGGTCCCGCCGTCGCCGCGCTCGCGCGATGGTCCGGCGACCTCACCGTCGCCGAGGACGCCGTCCAGGAGGCCTGCGCCGAGGCGCTGCGCGGTTGGCCCCGCGACGGAATGCCGGACAGCCCCGGCGCCTGGCTGGTTACCGTCGCCCGCAACCGTGCCCGGGATCGGCTGCGCCGCGAATCTGCCCGTCCCGGAAAGGAATTGGCGGCTTTCGTGGACGACATCAGGGCACGTACCGACCACACCGATCCGCATCCGGTTCGCGACGACGAGCTGCGGATGATGTTCACCTGCGCGCATCCGGCGCTGGACCGGCAGTCGCAGTTGGCGCTGACGCTGCGGTTGGTATCCGGGTTGACCGTCGCCGAGATCGCCCGGGCGTTGTTGCAAACCGACACCGCCGTCGGTCAGCGAATCACGCGCGCCAAGAACAAGATTCGTCACGCCAACATCCCACTGCGGGTGCCGCCGGCGCAGCTGTTGGGCGAACGGACGCCCCACGTGCTCGGTTGTATCTACTCGGTGTTCACCGAGGGATATTGGTCGACCGCGGGCCCGTCGGCGATTCGTGACGAACTGTGCGACGAGGGCGTTCGGCTGGCCGGCGAGCTGTGCGCGCTGATGCCGGACGAGCGTGAGACCCACGCCCTGGCCGCCCTGACCCTGCTGCACGACTCGCGGCGGGCAACGCGGATCGACGACGCCGGAATGCTGGTGCCGCTCGAAGACCAGGACCGCCGCAAGTGGGATCGCGGCCGCATCGCGCGCGGGCTGGACCGGTTGCGGCTGGCCGAGGGTTCGACGGGCCCCTACCTGCCCCAGGCGGTGATCGCCGCGGTGCACGCGACGGCACCATCGTGGGAGCAGACCGACTGGATCACCATCTGCACGGCCTACGACCGTCTCCTGGAGTTGACGGGGTCGCCGGTGGCCGGCGCGAACCGCGCGCTGGCGGTGGGCTTCCGCGACGGCCCCGACGCCGGGCTTGTCGCGCTGGACGACGTCGCGCGCGACCCCCGGCTGACCCGCTCGAATCTGGTCGCGACGGTACGGGCCGATCTGCTGCGGCGCGCGGGACGGCCCACCGAGGCGCTGACCTGGTATCGAACGGCGTTACAATCCAACGGTTCTGAGCCGGGCCGCGACTTCTTACGCCGACGTATCGCCGAGTGCGGCGGGTAG
- a CDS encoding cyclopropane mycolic acid synthase family methyltransferase, producing the protein MARRLTPHFADVQAHYDLSDDFFRLFLDPSQTYSCAYFERDDMTLEEAQLAKIDLALGKLGLRPGMTLLDVGCGWGATMRRAVEKYDVNVIGLTLSKNQAAHVQKTFDELDSPRSKQVLLAGWEQFNEPVDRIVSIGAFEHFGHERYDDFFAMAHSVLPDDGVMLLHTITGLRPEQCTERGIPLTFEMARFIKFIVTEIFPGGRLPSIEKVEDHSSKHGFRLTRRQSLQLHYARTLDLWAAALEAHKDGAIEIQSEEVYERYMKYLTGCANAFRVGYIDVNQFTLEK; encoded by the coding sequence ATGGCTCGGAGACTGACACCGCACTTCGCCGACGTGCAGGCGCACTACGACCTGTCCGACGACTTCTTCCGCCTGTTCCTGGATCCCAGCCAGACCTACAGCTGCGCGTACTTCGAACGCGACGACATGACGCTGGAAGAAGCGCAGCTCGCCAAGATCGACCTGGCGCTGGGCAAGCTCGGCCTGCGGCCGGGTATGACGCTGCTCGACGTCGGCTGCGGCTGGGGCGCCACGATGCGCCGCGCGGTCGAGAAGTACGACGTAAACGTCATCGGCCTCACGCTGTCCAAGAACCAGGCCGCCCACGTGCAGAAGACGTTCGACGAACTGGACAGCCCCCGCAGCAAGCAGGTGCTGCTGGCCGGCTGGGAGCAGTTCAACGAGCCCGTCGACCGCATCGTGTCGATCGGCGCATTCGAGCACTTCGGCCACGAACGCTACGACGACTTCTTCGCGATGGCCCACAGCGTGCTGCCGGATGACGGTGTGATGCTGCTGCACACGATCACCGGTCTGAGGCCGGAGCAATGCACCGAACGCGGCATACCGCTGACGTTCGAGATGGCCCGCTTCATCAAGTTCATCGTCACCGAGATCTTCCCGGGCGGGCGGCTGCCGTCCATCGAGAAGGTGGAAGACCACTCGTCCAAGCACGGTTTCCGGTTGACCCGCCGCCAATCGCTGCAGCTGCACTACGCCCGGACCCTCGATCTGTGGGCGGCGGCCCTGGAAGCGCACAAGGACGGGGCCATCGAGATCCAGTCCGAAGAGGTCTACGAGCGCTACATGAAGTACCTGACCGGCTGCGCCAACGCGTTCCGGGTCGGCTATATCGACGTCAACCAGTTCACCCTGGAGAAGTAG
- a CDS encoding cyclopropane mycolic acid synthase family methyltransferase: MTQKLEPHFEDVQAHYDLSDDFYRLFLDPSQTYSCAYFERDDMTLEEAQIAKIDLSLGKLGLRPGMTLLDVGCGWGATMRRAVEKYDVNVIGLTLSKNQAAHVQKTFDEMDNPRSKQVLLAGWEEFNEPVDRIVSIGAFEHFGHDRYADFFKMAYHVLPGDGVMLLHTITDFTKQEIIDLGLPISIDLLRFIIFIQREIFPGGRLPKIPMVEEHSDQAGFTVTRRQSLQPHYAMTLDLWAEALQARKDEAIEIQSEEVYERYMKYLTGCADKFRQGYVDVNQFTLAK, from the coding sequence ATGACTCAAAAACTGGAGCCACACTTCGAAGACGTTCAGGCGCACTACGACCTGTCCGACGATTTCTATCGCCTGTTCCTGGATCCCAGCCAGACCTACAGCTGCGCGTACTTCGAGCGCGACGACATGACGCTGGAGGAAGCCCAAATCGCCAAGATCGATTTGTCGCTGGGCAAGTTGGGTCTTCGCCCGGGCATGACGCTGCTCGACGTCGGCTGCGGCTGGGGCGCCACCATGCGCCGCGCGGTCGAGAAGTACGACGTAAACGTGATCGGGTTGACGCTGTCCAAGAACCAGGCCGCTCACGTGCAGAAGACGTTCGACGAGATGGACAACCCGCGCAGCAAGCAGGTGCTGCTGGCCGGCTGGGAAGAGTTCAACGAGCCCGTCGATCGCATCGTGTCGATCGGCGCATTCGAGCACTTCGGCCACGATCGCTACGCCGACTTCTTCAAAATGGCCTACCACGTGTTGCCCGGCGACGGCGTGATGCTGCTGCACACGATCACCGATTTCACGAAACAGGAAATCATCGACCTGGGCCTCCCCATCTCCATCGACCTGCTCCGCTTCATCATCTTCATCCAGCGGGAGATTTTCCCGGGCGGACGGTTGCCGAAAATCCCTATGGTGGAAGAACATTCGGACCAAGCCGGTTTCACCGTGACGCGACGCCAATCGCTGCAGCCGCACTACGCCATGACGCTCGACCTGTGGGCCGAGGCACTGCAGGCGCGCAAGGACGAGGCCATCGAGATCCAGTCCGAAGAGGTCTACGAGCGCTACATGAAGTACCTGACCGGCTGCGCCGACAAATTCCGGCAAGGCTACGTCGACGTCAACCAATTCACCCTGGCTAAGTAA
- the secE gene encoding preprotein translocase subunit SecE — translation MSDEGLDVPAANDAARDGGDTDDSTSGGRTAVVTKPATRPQRPTGKRSRQRVADADEDVDVESSDETEDAKDSKKTAATKKAGADKKAKKPKKPGDRTANPFVFVFNYLKQVVAEMRKVIWPNRKQMLTYTSVVLVFLAFMVALVGLADLGLTKLVLLVFG, via the coding sequence GTGAGCGACGAGGGCCTCGACGTCCCTGCTGCCAACGACGCCGCACGCGACGGCGGTGACACCGACGACAGCACGAGCGGTGGTCGCACGGCCGTGGTGACCAAGCCTGCGACGCGTCCGCAACGCCCGACCGGCAAGCGGTCCCGGCAGCGAGTGGCGGATGCCGACGAGGACGTCGACGTCGAGTCCTCGGACGAGACCGAGGACGCTAAGGACTCCAAGAAGACCGCGGCAACCAAGAAGGCCGGGGCCGACAAGAAGGCCAAGAAGCCGAAGAAGCCCGGGGACCGTACGGCCAACCCGTTCGTTTTCGTCTTCAACTACCTCAAGCAGGTCGTTGCGGAGATGCGGAAGGTGATCTGGCCGAACCGCAAGCAGATGCTCACCTACACGTCCGTGGTGCTGGTGTTCCTCGCCTTCATGGTGGCGCTGGTAGGCCTTGCTGATTTGGGCCTGACCAAGCTCGTGCTGCTGGTGTTCGGCTGA
- a CDS encoding cyclopropane mycolic acid synthase family methyltransferase: MSKSSARAALARSNAANVRAHYDLSNEFFGLFTDPTRTYSCAYFPREGMTLHEAQLAKIDMTLDKLGLVPGMTLLDLGCGWGSVMKRAIEKYDVNVVGLTLSKNQHAYCQQVLDQVDSSRSRRVLLSDWAEFNEPVDRMVVIEALEHFGFERYDDFFKYAYEALPADGVMLLHVITGLHMKEVIARGMPVTIGAAKFVRFVVTEIFPGGRLPMIETVEEHSTKVGFNVARVQSLQLDFAKTLDFWAEALEARKDEAIAIQSEEVYERYMKFLTGTADTFRVGYIDCNQFTLQK; encoded by the coding sequence ATGTCTAAAAGTTCAGCGAGAGCCGCACTCGCGCGGTCTAATGCGGCCAATGTTCGGGCCCATTACGACCTGTCGAACGAGTTCTTCGGGCTGTTCACAGATCCGACTCGCACCTACAGCTGCGCGTACTTTCCGCGCGAGGGCATGACCCTGCACGAAGCGCAGCTCGCCAAAATAGACATGACGCTGGACAAACTGGGCCTGGTGCCCGGGATGACCCTGCTCGACCTCGGCTGCGGCTGGGGCTCGGTGATGAAGCGGGCCATCGAGAAGTACGACGTCAACGTCGTCGGGCTGACGCTCTCCAAAAACCAGCACGCCTACTGCCAGCAGGTCCTCGACCAGGTCGACAGCAGCCGGTCACGCCGGGTACTGCTGAGCGACTGGGCGGAGTTCAACGAGCCAGTTGACCGCATGGTCGTCATTGAAGCGTTGGAGCACTTTGGCTTTGAACGCTACGACGACTTCTTCAAGTACGCCTACGAAGCCCTGCCGGCCGACGGCGTAATGCTGCTTCACGTGATCACAGGCCTACATATGAAGGAGGTCATTGCGCGCGGCATGCCTGTGACGATCGGGGCGGCGAAGTTCGTCAGGTTCGTTGTGACCGAGATCTTCCCCGGCGGCCGGCTGCCAATGATCGAAACCGTTGAGGAGCACTCGACGAAGGTGGGGTTCAACGTAGCCCGCGTTCAGTCCCTGCAGTTGGACTTCGCCAAGACCCTTGACTTCTGGGCCGAGGCCCTCGAGGCGCGCAAGGACGAGGCCATCGCGATCCAGTCTGAAGAGGTCTACGAGCGGTACATGAAGTTTTTGACCGGCACCGCCGACACATTTCGGGTCGGCTACATCGACTGCAACCAGTTCACGCTGCAGAAGTAG